A stretch of the Snodgrassella alvi genome encodes the following:
- a CDS encoding formate--tetrahydrofolate ligase: MTFLPPIIQIARNCGIPEQYLIPYGHEVAKVDLRVIQPEAKQGKLVLVSAITPTPLGEGKTVTTIGLSQGLNFIGQKAIACIRQPSLGPVFGVKGGAAGGGKAQVLPMEKLNLHLTGDIHAITAAHDLASAALDARLYHEEHLGEDFTAQTKLPRLNIDKNRIVWKRVIDHNDRALRRIKVGVGGGANGVEREDGFEISAASELMAILALATDLQDMRQRIGRIILAYDTQGKPITAEQLEVAGAMTVLLKDAINPNLMQTAEQTPVLIHAGPFANIAHGNSSVLADKVGLQLADYVVTEAGFGSDMGMEKFFNIKYRQTSVAPSCVVLVATVRSLKSNSGRFNIKPGQPLPDEVSQCNVALLAEGSANLGWHIRNAKSYGLPVIVAINRFPYDHEEELEYVRQYALEQGASACEISEAFTQGGAGTQALARHVVAACAQNNTVTLPYADSMPLEEKIQTMAKKYGARQANLSELAQQNMAEIRQLGLDHLPLCMVKTPLSISADPNLKNVPTDFDIDIARLQVSAGAGFIRVYAGNVMTMPGLGTLPAYRQIDIDAEGNIVGLH; encoded by the coding sequence ATGACCTTCTTACCCCCTATTATACAAATCGCCCGCAACTGCGGCATCCCCGAACAATACCTGATTCCTTACGGCCATGAAGTGGCCAAGGTAGATTTGAGGGTAATTCAGCCGGAAGCCAAGCAAGGCAAGCTGGTACTGGTGTCGGCAATTACACCAACGCCTTTGGGAGAAGGTAAAACGGTGACCACCATTGGGCTAAGTCAGGGGCTAAATTTTATTGGACAGAAAGCTATAGCCTGTATCCGTCAACCTAGTTTGGGACCGGTATTCGGGGTAAAAGGAGGTGCGGCTGGCGGTGGTAAGGCACAGGTGTTGCCGATGGAAAAGCTGAATCTGCATTTAACCGGTGATATTCACGCGATTACAGCTGCACATGATCTGGCTTCAGCAGCTTTGGACGCGCGTTTATATCATGAAGAACATCTGGGCGAAGATTTTACGGCACAAACTAAGCTGCCACGGCTGAATATTGATAAAAACCGTATTGTCTGGAAACGGGTGATTGACCATAACGACCGTGCTTTGCGGCGAATTAAGGTTGGTGTAGGTGGCGGTGCCAATGGTGTAGAACGCGAAGATGGGTTTGAGATTTCAGCCGCTTCAGAGCTGATGGCGATTCTGGCATTGGCGACAGATTTACAGGATATGCGCCAGCGTATTGGTCGCATTATTCTGGCTTATGATACGCAGGGCAAGCCAATTACCGCGGAGCAATTAGAGGTAGCCGGTGCAATGACGGTGCTACTGAAAGATGCTATTAATCCGAATCTGATGCAGACGGCAGAGCAGACACCAGTGCTGATTCATGCTGGCCCCTTTGCCAATATTGCCCATGGTAATTCTTCAGTACTGGCAGATAAGGTGGGATTGCAACTTGCTGATTATGTGGTTACTGAGGCAGGGTTTGGTTCGGATATGGGTATGGAGAAATTCTTTAATATCAAATATCGTCAGACCAGTGTGGCCCCATCCTGTGTGGTGCTGGTAGCCACAGTACGCAGTCTGAAATCCAATAGTGGGCGCTTTAATATTAAGCCGGGTCAGCCTTTGCCGGATGAAGTTAGCCAATGCAATGTGGCGCTTTTGGCAGAAGGCAGTGCCAATCTGGGCTGGCATATCCGCAATGCGAAAAGCTATGGTCTGCCAGTGATTGTGGCGATTAATCGTTTCCCTTATGACCATGAAGAAGAGCTAGAATATGTGCGCCAGTATGCACTGGAACAAGGTGCCAGTGCCTGTGAAATCAGTGAAGCGTTTACTCAGGGTGGAGCGGGTACGCAAGCTTTAGCCCGCCACGTGGTGGCGGCATGTGCACAGAATAATACAGTTACCCTGCCCTACGCGGACAGTATGCCACTGGAAGAAAAAATTCAAACTATGGCGAAGAAATATGGAGCACGGCAAGCAAATCTGTCGGAGCTGGCCCAACAGAATATGGCGGAAATCCGCCAACTCGGACTGGATCATTTGCCTTTGTGCATGGTGAAAACGCCGTTGTCTATCAGTGCTGATCCAAATTTAAAAAATGTGCCTACTGATTTTGATATCGATATTGCGCGCTTGCAGGTATCAGCCGGTGCAGGTTTTATTCGGGTGTATGCGGGTAATGTGATGACGATGCCCGGTCTGGGTACTTTACCGGCTTACCGTCAGATTGATATTGATGCTGAGGGTAATATAGTTGGTTTGCATTAA
- a CDS encoding KpsF/GutQ family sugar-phosphate isomerase, translating into MNIQDKYLDWGKEVFAIEEQAVREVAASLDEHFTAAVATILDCRGRVIVTGMGKSGHIGRKIAASMASTGTPAYFVHPAEAGHGDLGMIVDGDVLIALSNSGESEEILALIPAIKRKHVQLICITGRNDSSMARHADIHVCAHVSQEACPLGLAPTSSTTAVMVLGDALTVALLRARQFTPEDFALSHPAGSLGKRLLLTVADVMHAGPEMPLVQENTLLRQAIVTMSEKGLGMLIVIDSNGQLSGLFTDGDLRRLFQSNQQLQDWVMADVMGHAPKTITADRLATEALKTMQTNKVNGLVVIDELNHPVGALNMHDLLQARIV; encoded by the coding sequence ATGAACATTCAGGATAAATATTTGGACTGGGGCAAAGAAGTATTTGCTATTGAAGAACAGGCTGTACGCGAAGTTGCAGCCAGTCTGGATGAGCATTTTACTGCGGCTGTGGCCACGATTCTGGATTGTCGTGGCCGTGTGATTGTCACCGGTATGGGTAAAAGTGGCCATATTGGGCGCAAAATTGCTGCTTCGATGGCATCTACGGGTACGCCTGCTTATTTTGTTCATCCGGCCGAGGCGGGACATGGCGATCTGGGTATGATTGTAGATGGCGATGTGTTGATTGCACTGTCCAACTCTGGTGAAAGTGAAGAAATCCTTGCTTTGATACCGGCAATCAAACGCAAACATGTACAGCTCATTTGCATCACCGGCAGAAATGATTCGAGTATGGCCAGACATGCTGATATACATGTGTGCGCTCATGTCTCACAGGAGGCTTGTCCATTGGGGCTGGCTCCAACGTCTAGCACAACAGCAGTAATGGTATTAGGAGACGCGTTGACGGTAGCTCTGCTACGGGCGCGCCAGTTTACGCCGGAAGATTTTGCACTGAGTCATCCGGCCGGTAGTCTGGGTAAACGGCTATTGTTGACAGTGGCAGACGTGATGCATGCAGGTCCGGAAATGCCGCTCGTTCAGGAAAATACTCTGTTGCGACAGGCAATCGTAACCATGAGCGAAAAAGGCTTGGGTATGCTGATTGTGATAGATAGTAACGGGCAACTTAGTGGTTTGTTTACAGATGGCGATTTACGCCGTCTGTTTCAAAGCAATCAGCAATTGCAAGACTGGGTGATGGCCGATGTGATGGGCCACGCACCAAAAACTATTACGGCGGATCGGCTAGCGACGGAAGCTTTAAAAACCATGCAGACAAACAAAGTTAATGGTCTGGTGGTGATTGATGAACTGAATCATCCTGTAGGCGCGCTGAATATGCATGATTTATTGCAGGCGCGTATTGTTTAG
- the kdsC gene encoding 3-deoxy-manno-octulosonate-8-phosphatase KdsC has translation MMSATARLQAAKQIRLFIMDVDGVLTDGRIFIRDNGEEIKAFHTLDGHGLKMLHRHGIQTAIITGRDAPSVGIRVQQLGIKHYFKGISDKRSCYQQLLEQLQLSEQQCAYIGDDVVDLPVMKHCGLAVAVPNAHALVLQHADYVTEAAGGAGAVREVCDLLLDAQGFMAAEMAEYLA, from the coding sequence ATGATGTCGGCTACTGCACGATTACAGGCTGCAAAGCAGATCAGGCTGTTTATTATGGATGTAGACGGTGTACTCACTGATGGCCGTATCTTTATCAGAGATAACGGAGAAGAAATCAAAGCATTCCATACTCTAGACGGGCATGGGCTGAAAATGCTGCACCGGCACGGAATTCAGACTGCCATTATAACCGGACGCGATGCCCCCTCGGTTGGCATTCGTGTTCAGCAACTGGGTATTAAGCATTACTTTAAAGGAATTTCTGATAAACGCAGTTGTTATCAGCAACTGCTGGAACAGCTGCAACTTTCAGAACAGCAATGCGCCTACATCGGAGATGATGTAGTGGATTTACCGGTGATGAAACACTGTGGTTTGGCCGTGGCTGTGCCAAATGCACATGCACTGGTATTACAGCATGCTGACTATGTCACTGAGGCTGCCGGCGGTGCTGGGGCAGTACGTGAAGTATGTGATTTACTGCTGGATGCACAAGGATTTATGGCAGCGGAAATGGCGGAGTATCTGGCATGA
- a CDS encoding polyprenyl synthetase family protein: protein MLENLPYFQKHLPEDLSRVNAVINRAVESEVVLISQIGQYIISAGGKRLRPIITILAGKALGYDKDPLFSLAAMVEFIHTSTLLHDDVVDESDLRRGRETANNLFGNAAAVLVGDFLYTRAFQLMVGSGSLRILEVMAEATNIIAEGEVMQLMNIGNIDVTEEQYIQVIEYKTAKLFQAAAQVGAILADASAKQELALKNYGTYLGTAFQIIDDVLDYTGDVDTIGKNVGDDLSEGKPTLPLIYLLNQGSPAAVADVRHALEHADRSYFDKIHDHVMNSDALAYCTAQAKKAIDAAVNCLNDLPANETTQAMRDLALASLARIS, encoded by the coding sequence ATGCTTGAAAACCTGCCCTATTTCCAAAAACACCTGCCCGAAGACCTAAGCCGCGTTAATGCTGTCATCAACCGTGCTGTCGAATCCGAAGTCGTTCTTATCTCCCAAATTGGCCAGTATATAATTAGCGCCGGTGGCAAACGCTTGCGTCCAATCATCACCATTCTGGCCGGCAAGGCACTGGGCTATGATAAAGACCCACTATTTTCCCTTGCTGCCATGGTGGAATTTATTCACACTTCTACCCTGCTGCACGACGATGTAGTAGATGAAAGCGATCTGCGCCGCGGCCGTGAAACTGCCAACAATCTATTTGGCAATGCCGCCGCCGTACTGGTAGGCGACTTTCTCTATACCCGCGCCTTTCAGCTAATGGTAGGTTCCGGCAGCCTGCGTATACTGGAAGTCATGGCTGAAGCCACCAACATCATCGCCGAAGGTGAAGTGATGCAGCTGATGAATATCGGCAATATTGACGTCACCGAAGAGCAGTATATTCAAGTAATTGAGTACAAAACGGCTAAATTGTTTCAGGCGGCAGCACAAGTGGGCGCCATATTGGCCGACGCCAGCGCTAAACAGGAATTGGCACTAAAAAACTACGGTACCTATCTGGGCACTGCCTTCCAGATTATTGATGACGTACTGGATTACACCGGTGATGTAGACACCATCGGCAAAAATGTCGGCGATGATCTGTCCGAAGGTAAACCTACCCTACCCCTGATTTACCTGCTCAACCAAGGCAGCCCTGCTGCCGTAGCCGATGTGCGCCACGCACTGGAACACGCTGACCGCAGCTACTTTGACAAAATCCACGACCACGTGATGAACTCTGATGCGCTGGCCTATTGCACTGCTCAGGCGAAAAAAGCAATTGATGCCGCAGTCAACTGCCTGAATGATTTACCAGCTAACGAAACCACACAAGCCATGCGTGATTTAGCATTGGCATCTTTAGCCCGAATCTCATAA
- a CDS encoding SIR2 family protein translates to MIDQIFFEQGAKNLLEGVTDFEFKIQTIKFKIADLINAKNLNVLMGAGTSSGAIPAMKRMLELLDGKITDKSYVKLWKKLKKNNANLENILGILYSGRFYLEGLNSPRPDINSLIKQIENFIFNEINVNVHSKKDTLELYKTFYYKLAFRNKNQSRLNIFTTNNDLFNETAISELNLNYNNGFSSGVNSTFNPARFTYTFSKKIDTALEKYEPIAEMVYLYKLHGSINWVEEDTDSFFKIKEIKINTRKVPANNVLIYPTPLKQNKSLGSPFADLIREFHDKLLISQNVLIIIGYSFSDEHINNVIYSALAANANLSILIFGDYKENNILSKINDPRIYKVYGETGQKKIHYFDYIVNKLLPDFEINPEKTLMEQFIESLQKEKIKSK, encoded by the coding sequence ATGATTGATCAAATTTTCTTTGAACAAGGGGCAAAAAATTTACTTGAAGGAGTTACTGATTTTGAATTTAAAATTCAAACAATTAAATTTAAAATAGCTGATTTGATTAATGCAAAAAATTTAAATGTTTTGATGGGTGCTGGTACGAGTTCCGGGGCAATTCCAGCTATGAAAAGAATGTTAGAATTATTAGATGGAAAAATAACTGATAAGAGTTATGTGAAATTATGGAAGAAATTAAAAAAAAATAATGCAAACTTAGAAAACATATTGGGTATTTTATATTCAGGAAGATTTTATCTTGAAGGATTAAATTCACCTCGCCCAGACATTAATTCATTAATTAAGCAAATAGAAAACTTTATATTTAATGAAATTAATGTGAATGTTCATTCAAAAAAAGATACATTAGAATTATACAAGACCTTTTATTACAAACTTGCATTTAGGAATAAAAATCAGTCTAGATTAAATATCTTTACTACTAATAATGATTTGTTTAATGAAACAGCTATATCAGAATTGAATCTTAATTATAATAATGGATTTAGTAGTGGAGTTAATTCAACGTTTAATCCTGCACGCTTTACCTATACCTTTTCAAAAAAAATAGATACGGCTTTAGAAAAATATGAGCCAATAGCAGAAATGGTTTATTTATATAAGCTTCATGGTTCAATAAATTGGGTTGAAGAAGATACAGATTCATTTTTTAAAATAAAAGAAATTAAAATTAATACTCGGAAAGTCCCTGCTAATAATGTGTTAATCTATCCTACACCTTTAAAGCAAAATAAAAGTTTGGGTTCACCTTTTGCAGATTTAATTCGTGAATTTCATGATAAATTATTAATCTCGCAAAATGTACTTATTATTATCGGCTATAGCTTTAGTGATGAACACATAAATAATGTTATTTACTCGGCATTGGCCGCAAATGCTAATTTGTCAATACTAATCTTTGGAGATTATAAAGAAAATAATATTTTATCTAAAATAAATGATCCTAGAATTTATAAAGTATATGGAGAAACGGGACAAAAAAAAATTCATTATTTTGACTATATTGTCAATAAATTATTGCCTGATTTTGAAATAAATCCAGAAAAGACTTTGATGGAGCAATTCATCGAATCTCTACAAAAAGAAAAAATTAAAAGCAAATAA
- the rpmA gene encoding 50S ribosomal protein L27: MAHKKAGGSSRNGRDSEAKRLGVKAFGNELIPAGSIIVRQRGTRFHAGENVGMGKDHTLFAKVDGYVEFAVKGALNRKTVSVRPYTGADE; encoded by the coding sequence ATGGCACACAAAAAAGCAGGCGGTAGCTCCCGCAACGGTCGTGATTCAGAAGCCAAACGCTTGGGCGTTAAAGCCTTTGGTAATGAGCTGATTCCGGCTGGTTCTATTATTGTTCGTCAGCGTGGTACTCGTTTTCACGCCGGTGAAAACGTAGGTATGGGCAAAGATCACACTCTATTCGCGAAAGTGGATGGTTATGTGGAATTTGCTGTGAAAGGCGCGTTGAACCGTAAAACCGTAAGTGTGCGTCCGTATACTGGCGCAGACGAGTAA
- the rplU gene encoding 50S ribosomal protein L21, with the protein MYAVVKTGGKQYKVAVGEKLKVEQIPAELDSQIELNEVLMIADGEAVKVGTPFIEGAKVTAKVVAHGRHDKVRIFKMRRRKHYQKRQGHRQNFTQIEIVAIA; encoded by the coding sequence ATGTACGCGGTCGTAAAAACCGGCGGTAAACAGTATAAAGTTGCCGTTGGCGAAAAATTAAAAGTAGAACAGATACCAGCAGAACTCGACAGCCAGATCGAACTGAATGAAGTTTTGATGATTGCTGACGGTGAAGCGGTGAAGGTGGGTACGCCTTTTATTGAAGGCGCTAAAGTAACCGCTAAAGTGGTTGCACATGGCCGTCACGATAAAGTACGCATTTTTAAGATGCGTCGTCGTAAACACTATCAGAAACGTCAGGGCCACCGCCAGAATTTTACCCAGATTGAAATCGTGGCGATTGCCTAA
- the lptC gene encoding LPS export ABC transporter periplasmic protein LptC: MSMLRSRSNWAFPLILAVALGGVSFWLDRITEVKTVEIPLNPKEPKYVINTIHGERFDDKGQLSESIQASAARQFPQQTVIYIDNPDMSLYKNGTELYRIQAKSGQYYTDSRKVDLLGQVNWLKHQVGDEPEGHLQTSILHVDTQTQVIKTDASVAYRYGMSSGTSQGFEYDKQRGFLNLPARVRAIIYDPHSH; the protein is encoded by the coding sequence ATGAGTATGCTCCGTAGCCGCAGTAACTGGGCATTTCCGCTGATTCTGGCAGTGGCGCTTGGCGGTGTAAGTTTCTGGCTCGACCGCATTACTGAAGTTAAGACTGTGGAAATCCCGCTCAATCCTAAAGAACCGAAATACGTTATCAATACTATCCACGGTGAAAGATTTGATGATAAAGGCCAGCTGAGTGAATCCATCCAAGCCTCTGCTGCACGGCAGTTTCCTCAGCAGACGGTGATTTATATCGATAATCCCGATATGAGTCTGTACAAAAATGGTACTGAGTTGTACCGGATTCAAGCCAAGAGCGGCCAATATTACACCGACAGCCGTAAAGTAGATTTGCTTGGTCAAGTAAACTGGCTCAAACACCAAGTGGGTGATGAACCGGAAGGACATCTGCAAACGAGTATTTTACATGTAGATACTCAGACTCAGGTAATTAAAACTGATGCGTCGGTTGCGTACCGGTATGGTATGTCAAGTGGGACATCACAAGGTTTTGAATATGACAAACAGCGTGGTTTTTTAAATCTTCCCGCGCGTGTAAGGGCTATTATTTATGATCCGCATTCACATTAG
- a CDS encoding ATP-binding protein, whose product MIIGKIVAIDYNKFKVQISAEITGNVINSLGKIYYFGNIGSYLKVNNSIGETLICEVVSIFDEDKLDKNPSFNSNNIRSLILKPIGTKINKSFSLGVGIFPTLYNDVSIVTHEDLEAILKSIEEVELESKVDYADGKHFVHNDIYLGESKNLIQYQMNVNITKLFNIHMAVLGNTGSGKSNTIAHIFQEIYKKTSYSAKGSCVILFDVNGEYKNAFPKTSYSEINIRYLKPNLHQDDKNQYDKFYLPYFLFNLDEWCSFLMASDATQRPFWSKVLDECYRFYSAITENKEHNNIIKTYLFHNIYDFVSNVLKRGLNDTEMINIVNNLAIDFLDILREIKSILGESDYNVIKSAIEELKTNCTVNFGNNDNQVQEFLEKIQKKIYSKEEKEEVENTMNKQFNKNIFYSHKCLIFATKLCLSKEKSIGNNRIGEYTSTLITRLNVFLNDPEFQFMREENCEIKVEEKYIEWLLGSEKERNNLIIIDTSELSRDSLEILTSILCRILFDFRKKQVGSKRRENPIHLILDEAHRYIKKDSSYQFKENIFEKIAREGRKYALYLMISSQRPSELSPVVLSQCSNFIIHRILNERDINYINAILPYLSDDITSKIKLSVPGEAVVFGNCVPMPMHIKIQKANPEPNSQNCIIHEQWFKN is encoded by the coding sequence ATGATAATCGGAAAAATTGTTGCCATTGATTATAATAAATTTAAAGTGCAAATATCTGCTGAAATTACTGGAAATGTTATCAATTCATTAGGAAAAATTTATTATTTTGGTAATATTGGGAGTTATTTGAAAGTTAATAACTCTATTGGTGAAACGCTTATATGTGAAGTTGTTTCCATTTTTGATGAAGATAAATTGGATAAAAATCCATCTTTTAATTCTAATAATATTCGTTCACTTATTCTTAAACCTATTGGAACAAAAATTAATAAATCATTTTCATTAGGAGTAGGAATTTTTCCTACTTTATATAATGATGTAAGTATAGTTACTCATGAAGATTTGGAAGCAATATTAAAAAGTATTGAAGAAGTCGAGTTAGAGAGTAAAGTAGATTATGCGGATGGTAAACATTTTGTCCATAATGACATTTATTTAGGAGAAAGTAAAAATTTAATTCAGTATCAGATGAACGTGAATATAACAAAGTTGTTTAACATTCATATGGCAGTCTTAGGTAACACTGGCAGTGGTAAATCTAATACTATTGCCCACATATTTCAGGAGATTTATAAAAAAACCTCATATTCTGCAAAAGGTTCGTGTGTAATTTTATTTGATGTGAATGGTGAATATAAAAATGCATTTCCAAAAACTAGCTATTCTGAAATAAATATACGTTACCTTAAACCGAATCTTCATCAAGATGATAAAAATCAATATGATAAGTTTTATTTGCCTTATTTTTTATTTAATTTAGATGAATGGTGTTCTTTTTTAATGGCTTCGGATGCTACTCAAAGACCATTTTGGTCCAAAGTATTAGATGAGTGCTATAGATTTTATTCTGCTATTACAGAAAATAAAGAACATAATAATATTATTAAAACTTATCTTTTTCATAACATTTACGATTTTGTTTCTAATGTACTTAAAAGGGGCCTCAATGATACTGAAATGATAAATATTGTCAATAATTTGGCAATTGATTTTCTTGATATTTTGAGAGAAATTAAGTCTATTTTAGGTGAATCCGATTATAATGTTATTAAAAGTGCTATTGAGGAATTGAAAACAAACTGTACAGTAAACTTTGGTAATAATGATAATCAAGTTCAAGAATTTTTAGAAAAAATTCAAAAAAAAATTTATTCTAAAGAAGAAAAAGAAGAAGTAGAAAATACTATGAATAAACAATTCAATAAAAATATTTTTTATTCTCATAAATGTCTAATTTTTGCAACTAAATTGTGTTTAAGTAAAGAAAAATCAATTGGTAACAACCGAATAGGTGAATACACATCTACTTTAATTACACGATTAAATGTTTTTTTAAATGATCCAGAATTCCAGTTTATGCGGGAAGAAAATTGTGAAATTAAAGTTGAAGAAAAGTATATCGAGTGGTTGTTAGGATCAGAAAAAGAGCGAAATAATTTGATTATAATTGATACCAGTGAACTATCCAGAGATTCGCTTGAAATTTTGACATCAATTTTATGCAGAATCTTGTTTGATTTTAGAAAAAAACAAGTTGGTTCTAAACGAAGAGAAAATCCTATTCATTTAATTTTAGATGAAGCACATCGGTATATAAAAAAAGATTCAAGTTATCAATTTAAGGAAAATATTTTTGAAAAAATTGCCAGAGAAGGACGAAAATACGCTCTTTACTTGATGATTTCTTCACAGCGTCCATCCGAATTGTCCCCAGTAGTGCTATCTCAGTGCAGTAATTTTATTATCCATCGCATCCTGAATGAGCGAGATATAAATTATATCAATGCTATTTTGCCATATTTATCAGATGATATAACTAGTAAAATTAAACTTTCAGTACCTGGAGAAGCTGTTGTTTTTGGTAACTGTGTTCCTATGCCGATGCATATAAAAATTCAAAAAGCAAATCCTGAGCCTAATAGCCAGAATTGTATCATTCATGAACAATGGTTTAAAAATTAA
- the obgE gene encoding GTPase ObgE, producing MKFIDEAKIEVVAGRGGNGAASFRREKFVPKGGPDGGDGGKGGSVWAVADENINTLVEYRFVKRYQAKNGEKGHGSDRYGRGADDIELKMPVGTLIRDADTEQVVADLTHHGQRVCLAKGGKGGLGNIHFKSSVNRAPKQATPGEEGEARSLLLELKVLADVGLLGMPNAGKSTLISAVSAARPKVADYPFTTLHPNLGVVRSDDNHSFVMADIPGLIEGAAEGAGLGHRFLKHLSRTGLLLHVVDLAPFDDGVNPAAEALAIVEELRRFDEALHDKPRWLVLNKIDMLAEDERAALVAQFLADIGWDYPQPDDEYEFDLSVPRVFEISALAHQGTQELVQTIQRYLDTQHKLQAELQDSDEAVTEIMPSNSLIQPE from the coding sequence ATGAAGTTTATTGATGAAGCAAAAATTGAGGTAGTTGCCGGCCGTGGCGGCAATGGTGCAGCCAGCTTCCGGCGCGAAAAATTTGTGCCTAAGGGTGGACCGGATGGTGGTGATGGCGGCAAAGGTGGCAGTGTCTGGGCTGTGGCAGATGAGAATATCAATACGCTGGTTGAATATCGTTTTGTTAAACGCTATCAGGCTAAAAATGGTGAAAAAGGCCATGGTTCTGACCGTTATGGGCGTGGTGCCGATGATATTGAGCTAAAAATGCCGGTGGGAACGCTGATTCGTGATGCAGATACGGAGCAGGTGGTGGCTGATTTAACTCATCATGGCCAAAGGGTATGCCTAGCTAAAGGTGGTAAGGGTGGCTTAGGAAATATTCATTTCAAATCTTCAGTTAACCGTGCGCCAAAGCAGGCGACGCCGGGTGAAGAGGGTGAGGCACGCAGTTTGCTGCTGGAATTGAAAGTGCTGGCTGATGTGGGCTTGCTGGGTATGCCCAATGCGGGTAAATCCACTTTAATCAGTGCGGTTTCAGCAGCACGTCCGAAGGTGGCGGATTATCCATTTACTACATTACATCCGAATCTGGGCGTGGTGCGTAGTGATGATAATCATAGTTTTGTGATGGCCGATATTCCAGGTTTGATTGAAGGTGCGGCTGAGGGGGCTGGTCTGGGACACCGTTTTTTGAAACATCTGTCGCGTACTGGTTTGTTGCTGCACGTGGTGGATCTGGCTCCATTTGATGATGGAGTGAATCCAGCAGCCGAGGCGCTGGCGATTGTAGAAGAGCTGCGCCGTTTTGATGAAGCATTGCATGATAAGCCGCGCTGGCTGGTGCTAAATAAAATCGATATGCTGGCTGAAGATGAACGGGCAGCACTGGTGGCGCAATTTCTTGCTGATATTGGCTGGGATTATCCGCAGCCGGATGATGAGTATGAATTTGACCTGTCTGTGCCGCGGGTATTTGAAATCAGTGCTTTGGCACATCAGGGAACTCAGGAGTTAGTGCAGACTATTCAGCGGTATCTGGATACGCAGCATAAATTACAAGCAGAGCTACAGGATTCAGATGAGGCTGTTACTGAGATTATGCCATCTAATAGTTTAATCCAGCCGGAATGA
- the tal gene encoding transaldolase: MAVLAQVNTLGQQIWLDNLSRSLIQSGELAQMLESGISGVTSNPAIFQKAFAGDRLYQSDIDHLKQQALTPKQRYEQLAVADVQAACDVCLPLYKRSDSKAGLVSLEVAPDLADDAQATITEAVRLWQQLERPNVMIKVPATDSGIQALPTLVAQGINVNLTLLFSKDQLQKAWQAHAAGLRQRLAQNLPVNRIQVVASFFLSRIDSALDITLPASLQGKTAIALAKTVYAEWQEFIQSREFTDVAAQQAAPLRLLWASTGTKNPAYSDVCYIENIIGADTINTVPANTLKAFIDHGRAAATLTQDVQQAKSVLIEIEQLGINLESLASRLQQEGLQQFVDAFDALLKPLA, encoded by the coding sequence ATGGCCGTATTAGCACAAGTCAACACACTGGGACAGCAGATTTGGCTGGACAATCTTTCCAGGAGTCTGATTCAGTCGGGAGAGCTAGCACAAATGCTGGAAAGCGGTATCAGTGGCGTGACTTCCAATCCGGCCATTTTTCAGAAAGCTTTCGCGGGTGACCGCCTGTATCAGAGCGACATCGACCACCTCAAACAACAAGCGCTCACCCCAAAACAGCGCTACGAGCAGCTGGCAGTGGCTGATGTGCAGGCTGCCTGTGATGTTTGCCTGCCACTGTATAAACGTAGTGATAGCAAAGCTGGATTGGTCAGTCTGGAAGTGGCGCCTGATTTGGCCGATGATGCACAGGCCACCATTACTGAAGCCGTACGCCTCTGGCAGCAGCTTGAACGCCCCAATGTCATGATAAAAGTACCTGCTACAGATAGTGGCATACAAGCCTTACCCACACTTGTGGCACAAGGTATCAATGTCAACCTGACCCTGCTTTTCTCCAAAGATCAGCTACAGAAAGCATGGCAGGCACACGCAGCAGGCCTGCGCCAGCGACTGGCACAGAATCTGCCTGTTAACCGCATTCAAGTAGTGGCCAGCTTTTTCTTATCACGCATTGATAGTGCACTGGATATCACTTTGCCAGCTTCCTTACAGGGAAAAACCGCCATTGCACTGGCTAAAACCGTTTATGCCGAATGGCAGGAATTTATTCAAAGCCGTGAATTTACCGATGTGGCGGCACAGCAGGCTGCACCATTGCGATTGCTCTGGGCCTCTACTGGCACCAAAAATCCGGCTTATTCAGATGTCTGCTATATAGAGAACATTATCGGAGCAGATACCATCAATACAGTACCAGCCAATACCCTGAAAGCATTTATTGACCACGGCCGCGCAGCAGCTACCCTTACTCAGGATGTACAGCAGGCCAAAAGCGTACTGATTGAAATCGAACAACTAGGTATCAACCTCGAATCACTTGCCAGCAGACTGCAACAGGAAGGCTTGCAGCAATTTGTTGATGCCTTTGACGCTTTATTAAAACCACTGGCTTAA